The region CAACAATCGCTGACCGGAGCCGCCACCAACATCATTGCCGGCTTGGGCGTGGGCATGATGTCGACCGGCATTCCTGTGCTTCTGATCGCAGCCGCCATTCTGGTTTCTTACTACTTCGCGGGCCTGTACGGCATTGCCATTGCGGCTGTAGGGATGCTGGCCAACACTGGCATCCAGCTGGCCGTCGACGCTTACGGTCCCATTTCGGATAACGCCGGGGGCATTGCCGAAATGGCCGAACTTCCCAAGGACGTTCGCCAACGCACCGATAAGTTGGATGCCGTCGGCAACACAACGGCCGCCATCGGGAAAGGCTTTGCCATCGCTTCGGCGGCCCTGACGGCCCTGGCCCTGTTCGCCGCCTTTATGCAACAGTCGGGGCTGCGCGCCATCGACATTTCGAAGCCCGGCGTGATGGCCGGTCTGCTCGTTGGGGGCATGCTGCCGTTTGTGTTCTCGGCACTGGCTATGAACGCTGTAGGCCGGGCCGCCATGGCGATGATCCAGGAAGTGCGCCGTCAGTTCACCACCATTCCGGAACTGACCGCAGCGCTCGGCATCATGCGCAAGTACGATTCCGACCTGAGCAACGCCACGCCAGAAGACCGTGCTATTTTTGATGCCGCCGACGGAAAGGCCGAATACGACAAATGTGTCGCCATTTCGACCCAAGCATCGATTCGCGAGATGGTCATGCCCGGTTTGCTGGCCATTGCCGCCCCGGTAGCCGTTGGGTACCTGGCCGGCGCCGAAATGCTGGGCGGGCTGCTGGCGGGCGTAACTGTGTCGGGCGTGCTGATGGCCATATTCCAGTCGAACGCCGGTGGTGCCTGGGACAATGCCAAGAAAAGTTTTGAAGAAGGCGTCGAGATCAACGGCCAGAAATACTACAAAGGCTCCGATCCGCACAAAGCGGCCGTGGTGGGCGATACCGTAGGCGATCCGTTCAAAGACACGTCTGGTCCGTCGCTCAACATTCTGCTGAAGCTGATTTCGGTCGTGGCCCTGGTCATTGCACCTTCGCTGTACGTGCCGCCGTCGGCGGCCGAAGTGGGCCAGACGCAACCGCAACCCCGGGTGGAGACCGCAACCGACGTGCCCCCCGCCCTGGCCGACGTAAAGTAACCTCACGTTTTCCCCGATTTTACTGGCTGGAATTGAAGGCAATACCGCGCAAGCGACACGGCCTTCAGTTCCAGCCTCGTTTTTCTCTTTACATTATCACTACTTTTGTGGAAACCAACACTTGCTCCGTGGAATCGTCCGTAACCATTCACGACAAATCTTTTCGGCTGTTTCTGTCAGAAGACGAACTGCAACAAAGCATTGCCCGGCTGGGGCAGCAACTCACCGACGATTACCGCGATCGCAATCCCATCTTCGTCGTGGTGCTGAACGGAGCCTTTATCTTTGCGGCGGATCTGCTGAAGTGCGTGGAAACGCCCTGCGAAGTAACTTTTGTAAAAGTGGCTTCGTACCAAGCGACACAAAGCACAGGCGAGGTAGAAGAAATTCTGGGTCTGGAAGAAGACCTGCACAACCGACACGTCGTGATTGTCGAAGATATTGTCGATACGGGGCTGACCATGAGTGCCCTCCTCGATTCGGTTCGCGAAATGCGCCCGGCGTCGGTAGAAGTGGCAACACTCCTGCTAAAGCCCAAGGCCCTGAAGCGGCCGCTGTCCATTCGTTACGTGGGCAACGAAATCGAGAATCGTTTTGTAGTAGGGTTCGGCCTCGACTACGACGGACTGGGCCGAAACCTGCGCCATTTGTATCAATTATCAACTCAATAACCTCTAACTTCAACGGTTTCCGTCCGGAGTTGACCACGGCGGATACTCTACGTTAAAATCAGTAACTATGCTTAATATCGTACTGTTTGGCCCTCCCGGGGCGGGCAAAGGAACGCAAAGCCAGAACATCATCGATACATACGGGTTGGTTCACCTCTCCACGGGCGATCTGCTGCGCTCGCAGATTGCGGCGGGTACGGAACTGGGGCTGCGCGCCAAAACCCTGATGGACCAGGGCATTCTGGTGCCCGACGAAGTCGTGATCGGCATGATCGAAAGCAAACTGGCCGAGAACAAAGACGCGAAGGGCTTTATTTTCGATGGTTTTCCGCGCACGGTGGCGCAGGCCCAGGCGCTGGACGAACTCCTGAGCCGGTACGATACGGAAATCGGGTGCATGGTGGCGTTGAGCGTCCACGACGAAGAACTGACCAAGCGGCTGTTGCTGCGGGGCCAAACGTCCGGCCGCTCCGACGACCAGGACGAGTCCCTCATCCGCAAGCGCATCCAGGAATACAACGACAAGACGCTGCCGGTGGCCGATTATTACCGCCAACAGGGTAAGTATTGTGCCATCGATGGCATCGGCGGCATCGACGAGATCTTCCAGAACATCCGCGACGTGCTGGACCGCAAATAGCCTGCACGCAACGTAGTAGAAGAGGGTTTTCCTGCCAGGGCAAACCCTCTTTTCGTTACTGCCCCGCCCCCGCTGCCTCCTCCTTTTCTTCTTCCGGCTCGTTGGGTAGCCTGATCTGTTTTAAAACCGGGCCAAGTGCCATCAGTACGAAACCAAAGCCTGTTTTAAACGGTTTTCAGATCAGTGCTTGCGTACCCTTTTCTAAATTATTAGTTACTTTGACAAAAATTCATCGTTATAAAACAACGCTCCGACGTCTTATCTGTTGAAGATCTTTGTTTTCGATGAGGCAGTGGACTTACACCTGCTACCTTTTGCCCGAAACCTCAACAAGCGCATACGCAGCTTCGACGGGCAGTAACACGCATTATTTCCAATTCACTTGAACTAGTTGTGCTCCTATGAACAATATATTAGCAACGCCTTTTGAGACACCTTTTGGCGTAGCCCCTTTTTCCAGCATCAAAGTAGACGATTTTCTGCCCGCGCTGAAGGCCGCCATTGAAGAAGGAAAAGCACAGGTACAGATGGTTGCTGATGCCAACACGCCCCCGACCTTCGCGAACACCGTTGAAGCCCTCGAACGCAGCGGCGAACGCGTAGGCATTATTTCCAGCATTCTTTTCAACCTGAACGCCGCAGAAACCAACCCCGAGTTGCAGAAAGTGGCGCGCGATGCCTCCCCACTCTTGTCCGAGTATGGCAACGACATTCTGTTGAACGAAAAGCTGTTCCAACGCATCGCTCAGGTGTGGAACGACCGCGCTCAGTACGACCTGACGCCCGAAGCCGCCACGTTGCTGGAAAAAACCTACAAGCAATTTGTGCGCAACGGTGCCAACCTCGACGAAGCCGGCAAACAACGCCTCCGGGAAATCGACAAGCGGATGGCCGAATTGTCGCTGCTGTTCGGCGAGCACGTGTTGAACGCCACCAACGCGTACGAAATGGTCATTACCGACGAGGCCGAATTAGCCGGACTGCCGGAAGATGCCCGCGAGATGGCAGCCGACACCGCCCGTGAAAAGGGGAAAGAAGGCTGTTGGATCTTTACGTTGCAGTTTCCCAGTTACTTGCCGTTTATGACCTACGCCGATCATCGGGGACGCCGGGAGGAACTGTTCCGCGCCTATGCCTCGCGTTCGTTCGGTGGTGAAAACGACAACCAGGAAGTTATCAAAGAACTGGTGGCGTTGCGCCAGGAACGCGCCCAACTGCTGGGCTACGCGTCTCACGCGGATTTTGTCCTGGAAGAACGCATGGCGGAATCGCCCCAGAAGGTCTACGATTTTCTGGAGGAAATGCTTCAGTATGCCAAGCCCGTCGCCCTGCGCGAGGTACAAGACCTGGAAGCGTATGCCCGCGCACACGGCGGCCCCGAACGCCTCGAACGGTGGGACCACGCCTACTGGGCCGAAAAGCTAAAAAAAGAAAAGTTCGAGATCGACGACGAGATTCTGAAGCCTTACTTTCAGCTGGAAAACGTGATTGAAGGCGCGTTTCAGGTCGCCGGGAAACTCTACGGCCTTACGTTCCGTCAGGTCGACAACATTCCCGTGTACCATCCCGATGTCCGCACGTTTGTGGTCGAAGAGAAGGGCACCGGACGCCACATCGGCGTCTTTTACGGCGATTTCTTCCCGCGCCCCGGCAAGCGTAACGGGGCCTGGATGACGTCGTATCGCGATCAGAAAAAGGAGAAAGGCCAGGAACAACGTCCCCACATTTCGATCGTGTGCAACTTCACAAAGCCTACGGCGACCAAGCCTTCGCTTCTGACGTTCAACGAGGTTACGACCCTTTTCCACGAGTTCGGTCACGCGCTGCACGGGCTTCTGGCCGACGGCATGTACGCCAGCCTGACAGGCACGTCCGTCTACTGGGACTTTGTGGAGCTGCCTTCGCAGGTGATGGAAAACTGGGTGTACGAGAAAGAAGCCCTCGACCTTTTCGCCCGCCATTACCAGACCGGCGAACCCATTCCGGCCGAGTTGGTGGAACGCATCAAGGCCAGTGCCAATTTCATGAGCGGTTACCAGACCGTTCGCCAAATCAGCTTTGCCAAGCTCGACCTGGCCTATCACCGCCAGCAAGCCGATTCTATTCAAGAGGTCAGCGGGTTTGAAGCTATAGCCCTGGCTGAAACGGAACTCTATCCGAAAGTAGAAGGGACCAACACCAGCTGTTCGTTCAGCCACATTTTCCAGGGCGGCTATTCGGCGGGGTATTATAGCTACAAGTGGGCCGAAGTACTCGACGCCGAT is a window of Catalinimonas alkaloidigena DNA encoding:
- the hpt gene encoding hypoxanthine phosphoribosyltransferase yields the protein MESSVTIHDKSFRLFLSEDELQQSIARLGQQLTDDYRDRNPIFVVVLNGAFIFAADLLKCVETPCEVTFVKVASYQATQSTGEVEEILGLEEDLHNRHVVIVEDIVDTGLTMSALLDSVREMRPASVEVATLLLKPKALKRPLSIRYVGNEIENRFVVGFGLDYDGLGRNLRHLYQLSTQ
- a CDS encoding adenylate kinase is translated as MLNIVLFGPPGAGKGTQSQNIIDTYGLVHLSTGDLLRSQIAAGTELGLRAKTLMDQGILVPDEVVIGMIESKLAENKDAKGFIFDGFPRTVAQAQALDELLSRYDTEIGCMVALSVHDEELTKRLLLRGQTSGRSDDQDESLIRKRIQEYNDKTLPVADYYRQQGKYCAIDGIGGIDEIFQNIRDVLDRK
- a CDS encoding M3 family metallopeptidase, whose product is MNNILATPFETPFGVAPFSSIKVDDFLPALKAAIEEGKAQVQMVADANTPPTFANTVEALERSGERVGIISSILFNLNAAETNPELQKVARDASPLLSEYGNDILLNEKLFQRIAQVWNDRAQYDLTPEAATLLEKTYKQFVRNGANLDEAGKQRLREIDKRMAELSLLFGEHVLNATNAYEMVITDEAELAGLPEDAREMAADTAREKGKEGCWIFTLQFPSYLPFMTYADHRGRREELFRAYASRSFGGENDNQEVIKELVALRQERAQLLGYASHADFVLEERMAESPQKVYDFLEEMLQYAKPVALREVQDLEAYARAHGGPERLERWDHAYWAEKLKKEKFEIDDEILKPYFQLENVIEGAFQVAGKLYGLTFRQVDNIPVYHPDVRTFVVEEKGTGRHIGVFYGDFFPRPGKRNGAWMTSYRDQKKEKGQEQRPHISIVCNFTKPTATKPSLLTFNEVTTLFHEFGHALHGLLADGMYASLTGTSVYWDFVELPSQVMENWVYEKEALDLFARHYQTGEPIPAELVERIKASANFMSGYQTVRQISFAKLDLAYHRQQADSIQEVSGFEAIALAETELYPKVEGTNTSCSFSHIFQGGYSAGYYSYKWAEVLDADAFEFFQEKGIFNQETADLFRRHVLSAGGSEHPMLLYKRFRGQEPSPRALLRRAGLLPNEETPLPQQ